In a genomic window of Acipenser ruthenus chromosome 41, fAciRut3.2 maternal haplotype, whole genome shotgun sequence:
- the LOC117419292 gene encoding uncharacterized protein LOC117419292 yields MKTLHSTVLMLIILSVIKEALNDPFISKVSKGASATLYCNPSLPAGSQAQWTRRAVSGDKRVIVTRQEDGRVVKEIKDLQNRFQIDDRFNIHMERVQPEDLGTYECGGRETSLIVLHDPSSHTVSEGESVTLYCGDSADLAGAGSVRWKQVNGGNGHSILYKDPAGKTVTQVNDPDHRYHLKLDSSLYIRKVKSADAGRYECNGIHVADLKVLTATSTTTTAKTIKLTETTPNSESTTTTSTTTTLNSESTTNSSAATPFLLAVGVLVFDKIALGLFILWVFTRAAMRHVPQDDDSSS; encoded by the exons ATGAAGACGCTGCATTCCACGGTTTTAATGTTAATAATACTATCGGTGATAAAAGAGGCACTCAATG ATCCCTTCATATCAAAAGTGTCAAAGGGAGCGTCTGCTACCCTGTACTGTAATCCATCACTTCCTGCAGGATCACAGGCCCAGTGGACAAGGAGAGCGGTCAGTGGGGATAAACGTGTGATTGTGACCAGACAGGAGGATGGAAGAGTTGTTAAAGAAATAAAAGATCTACAGAATCGGTTTCAAATAGATGACCGCTTTAACATTCATATGGAGAGAGTTCAGCCAGAAGACCTTGGAACCTATGAGTGTGGAGGACGTGAAACAAGTTTAATAGTACTGCATG ATCCCTCCAGTCACACAGTGTCAGAGGGAGAGTCAGTAACCCTGTACTGTGGTGACTCGGCAGATCTAGCAGGGGCAGGGAGTGTCAGGTGGAAGCAGGTTAATGGAGGCAATGGTCATTCTATTCTGTACAAAGATCCAGCAGGAAAAACTGTAACACAAGTAAATGATCCAGACCATCGATATCATCTTAAACTAGACTCATCCCTTTACATAAGGAAAGTAAAATCAGCAGACGCTGGGAGATATGAATGTAATGGGATCCATGTGGCTGATTTAAAGGTGCTGACTG CTACTTCAAcaacaactacagcaaaaacaataaaactaacaGAAACTACACCGAATAGTGAATCAACCACAA CtacttcaacaacaacaacactgaaTAGTGAATCAACCACAA ATAGCAGTGCTGCTACCCCATTCCTGCTGGCTGTGGGAGTGCTGGTGTTTGACAAAATCGCTTTGGGTCTGTTCATCCTCTGGGTGTTCACCAGGGCAGCAATGAG GCATGTTCCTcaagatgatgattcttcaagCTAA